Below is a window of bacterium DNA.
GATGGTGTGAAACGATTTCTCGATACTGGAAAACTTATTGCTGTTCCATCTTATTTTGTCCAACCAAGCAAGATGTACGAGGCCAACATGTATTACATAAGGGTTTTCCCTAGAGTAACGACCCACAATGAAGATGGATGGGTTGGAAGAAATAAATCAGGAAACTGGTACGTAAAAATATTTTGACCTAATACATGTTAGATTGAAAAATAGACAATATTATGTTATAATTTTAAATGGAGGGAATGATGGAAAAAGTATTAGTTAACTCTAATAAATACAACGGTCAATATGTTGCAATCATAAGCGTTGATGATAACACTATAGTTGGCTCTGGCAATACTCCAGATGAGGCTTTATCTAAAGCACAGAAAAAAGGCATTCAAAAACCTTTTATCCTTTATGTTCCAGATAAAGATTTAGTTCATATCTATCATGTTGATTGAAAATTATCCTTTTACAATTACGAGAGTAGGAGATATCGCTAGACCATATCTTCCTATTACAATTATTAATCCTGAGAATCAAAAAGAAATCAATGTGTTTGCCTTAGTTGATACTGGAGCAGATGAATGCGCTCTGCCTGCCACATTTGCCCTACCTTTGGGACATAATTTACAATCAGGCTACCAGAAAAGAATAAGTACTGGTAATGGGATAACTACCGCTTATAGCCACACTGTCTGTATAAAAGCATTTAACTTCTTAACCGAAAATGTCTTGATTGATTTTATGCCAAATTTACATATTCCACTACTCGGTGTAAAAAGTTTCCTAAGTAATTTTATTTTGAAGATTGATTACCATGAAAAAATATTCTCAATAATATAAAAATCAATCTAACAATTCACTTCACCTGACCGCCATTCTGGCGGCAGGTGAGTTCTATCGTTAGACAATAATACCGAAAATAGAGGAAGAACATTTTACCAAGATAATTGTTGACAGTGTAAAAAATTACCAGAAGAATTTTTCTTATAGTAATGGTTTATCAGCAGAAAAGACAATAACACTCCTTGCCTTTTTAGATACAATGGGCTATTCAAGAAGATGTTCAAAGAGTATGGTTAAATACGGGGTGGTGGTGTAGCTAGGTTTAACATATCGGCCTGTCACGCCGAAGATCGCGGGTTCAAATCCCGTCCACCCCGCCAGTGGTTAGTTGGAAAGCCACCAACTCGTCAGGCATTCTTCCCACCTGTTATTTGCCTTACCTAATATCATCTAAGTCCAAGATCGGTTAATAACTGCTATATACTCAGACAGATAGGCTGACGGCTGAAGTTCAATAGCCTTCAGTTTTCAGTCTATCTGCCGGGCCGGATGATATGGCTTACTTCATAATCAACTCAGCGAAATCCTCAAATTCTTCCAATGACTTTACTTCTATCCCCTTCCTGTGAAGAACCTTTAAGATGGAAGCATCTCTTATTTTATTTAATCTCTCCACAATTGATTGGGGAACAGCCTCAAAACGCCGATCAAGAATATCAAGGATTCCCTGCTGCAATCCCTGCTGCAATCCCTGCTGCAATCCCTGCTGCAATCCTTGCTGCAATCCCTGCTGCATTCCTTCTTCTCTTAACACCTCAGCTATGGTAGGCATGATCTCACCTCCTTTATCCA
It encodes the following:
- a CDS encoding DUF5678 domain-containing protein, yielding MMEKVLVNSNKYNGQYVAIISVDDNTIVGSGNTPDEALSKAQKKGIQKPFILYVPDKDLVHIYHVD
- a CDS encoding retropepsin-like aspartic protease yields the protein MLIENYPFTITRVGDIARPYLPITIINPENQKEINVFALVDTGADECALPATFALPLGHNLQSGYQKRISTGNGITTAYSHTVCIKAFNFLTENVLIDFMPNLHIPLLGVKSFLSNFILKIDYHEKIFSII